A region from the Cannabis sativa cultivar Pink pepper isolate KNU-18-1 chromosome 9, ASM2916894v1, whole genome shotgun sequence genome encodes:
- the LOC115722795 gene encoding protein IQ-DOMAIN 19 isoform X2: MGKTSKWLRSILTGKKDKDVKEKEYSPLATDSPKTPISIPQPTPKEKRRWSFRRSSATAAAATPKEINSTEQFSMTPPSVLQAAIEAENEQKKHAMAVAVATAAAADAAVAAAQAAAAVIQLTAVANEGGNDIAVEEAAAIKIQSYFRSYLARKALCALKGLVKLQALVRGHLVRKQAKATLRCMQALVTAQARARAQRIRMNDDTKSITNHRPSTAHRKSVQDNWLRTNPYNDTDIGMEENIKIVEMDLGGSKGSTKSRSSYSIQSQTENKQFSSNNRQSSRQENYHHHQQVSPAPSALTDMSPRACSGHFEDYTFGTAQSSPHYYCAISKPDPSKLPFAFPRPDYEEEEDEESLSYHHDYPLYPNYMSNTKSSIAKVRSQSAPKQRPETLERPPSSRRRTSIEGRNVPRAVRMQRSSSHVGAASQNYQYPWSIKLDRSFVSLKDSECGSTSTLLTNTTNYYCKSVVAYDSHGNRY; encoded by the exons ATGGGGAAAACAAGCAAATGGCTAAGAAGTATCTTGACAGGGAAGAAGGACAAGGATGTTAAGGAGAAGGAGTATTCTCCACTTGCCACTGACAGTCCCAAAACTCCAATATCAATACCACAACCAACAccaaaggagaaaagaagatggaGTTTTCGAAGATCATCTGCCACCGCCGCTGCAGCCACTCCAAAGGAGATAAATTCTACAGAACAGTTCTCCATGACTCCACCAAGTGTTCTACAGGCTGCAATTGAAGCCGAGAATGAGCAGAAAAAGCATGCCATGGCTGTTGCAGTAGCCACGGCTGCAGCTGCTGATGCAGCAGTGGCTGCAGCACAGGCTGCGGCTGCTGTGATTCAGTTAACTGCGGTAGCCAATGAAGGAGGGAATGACATTGCAGTTGAAGAGGCCGCAGCCATAAAAATTCAATCTTATTTCCGCTCTTATCTG GCAAGAAAAGCATTGTGTGCATTGAAAGGATTGGTGAAGTTGCAGGCATTGGTGAGAGGTCATCTTGTGAGGAAACAAGCTAAGGCTACTCTCCGGTGTATGCAAGCCTTGGTAACAGCCCAAGCACGAGCTCGAGCTCAGAGGATCCGAATGAATGATGATACAAAATCTAtcactaatcatagaccttCTACTGCACACAGAAAATCAGTACAGGACAATTGGCTCAGGACTAATCCATATAAT GACACAGACATAGGCATGGAAGAAAACATCAAGATAGTAGAGATGGATCTCGGCGGATCAAAGGGATCAACAAAGAGCAGAAGCAGCTATTCAATTCAATCACAAACAGAAAATAAGCAATTTTCATCTAATAATCGACAAAGCTCAAGACAAGAAAATTACCACCACCACCAGCAGGTGTCACCAGCACCATCAGCACTTACAGACATGAGTCCAAGAGCTTGCAGTGGACATTTCGAAGACTACACATTTGGCACAGCTCAAAGTAGTCCTCATTACTACTGCGCAATTTCCAAACCTGACCCATCAAAGCTACCATTTGCCTTTCCAAGGCCAGactatgaagaagaagaagacgaagaatcACTCTCTTATCATCATGACTACCCATTGTATCCAAATTACATGTCAAACACAAAATCTTCAATTGCCAAGGTCAGGTCACAGAGTGCACCAAAGCAAAGGCCAGAGACACTGGAAAGGCCACCCAGCAGCCGGCGCAGGACATCTATAGAAGGAAGGAATGTGCCAAGAGCTGTGAGGATGCAAAGGTCATCTTCACATGTTGGTGCAGCCTCTCAAAACTACCAATATCCATGGTCAATCAAGCTTGACAGGTCCTTTGTTTCTCTTAAGGACAGTGAGTGTGGCTCAACTAGTACACTGCTCACTAACACAACAAATTACTACTGCAAATCTGTTGTGGCCTATGAT TCTCATGGAAATAGGTACTAA
- the LOC115722795 gene encoding protein IQ-DOMAIN 19 isoform X1, whose translation MGKTSKWLRSILTGKKDKDVKEKEYSPLATDSPKTPISIPQPTPKEKRRWSFRRSSATAAAATPKEINSTEQFSMTPPSVLQAAIEAENEQKKHAMAVAVATAAAADAAVAAAQAAAAVIQLTAVANEGGNDIAVEEAAAIKIQSYFRSYLARKALCALKGLVKLQALVRGHLVRKQAKATLRCMQALVTAQARARAQRIRMNDDTKSITNHRPSTAHRKSVQDNWLRTNPYNDTDIGMEENIKIVEMDLGGSKGSTKSRSSYSIQSQTENKQFSSNNRQSSRQENYHHHQQVSPAPSALTDMSPRACSGHFEDYTFGTAQSSPHYYCAISKPDPSKLPFAFPRPDYEEEEDEESLSYHHDYPLYPNYMSNTKSSIAKVRSQSAPKQRPETLERPPSSRRRTSIEGRNVPRAVRMQRSSSHVGAASQNYQYPWSIKLDRSFVSLKDSECGSTSTLLTNTTNYYCKSVVAYDVSILTITT comes from the exons ATGGGGAAAACAAGCAAATGGCTAAGAAGTATCTTGACAGGGAAGAAGGACAAGGATGTTAAGGAGAAGGAGTATTCTCCACTTGCCACTGACAGTCCCAAAACTCCAATATCAATACCACAACCAACAccaaaggagaaaagaagatggaGTTTTCGAAGATCATCTGCCACCGCCGCTGCAGCCACTCCAAAGGAGATAAATTCTACAGAACAGTTCTCCATGACTCCACCAAGTGTTCTACAGGCTGCAATTGAAGCCGAGAATGAGCAGAAAAAGCATGCCATGGCTGTTGCAGTAGCCACGGCTGCAGCTGCTGATGCAGCAGTGGCTGCAGCACAGGCTGCGGCTGCTGTGATTCAGTTAACTGCGGTAGCCAATGAAGGAGGGAATGACATTGCAGTTGAAGAGGCCGCAGCCATAAAAATTCAATCTTATTTCCGCTCTTATCTG GCAAGAAAAGCATTGTGTGCATTGAAAGGATTGGTGAAGTTGCAGGCATTGGTGAGAGGTCATCTTGTGAGGAAACAAGCTAAGGCTACTCTCCGGTGTATGCAAGCCTTGGTAACAGCCCAAGCACGAGCTCGAGCTCAGAGGATCCGAATGAATGATGATACAAAATCTAtcactaatcatagaccttCTACTGCACACAGAAAATCAGTACAGGACAATTGGCTCAGGACTAATCCATATAAT GACACAGACATAGGCATGGAAGAAAACATCAAGATAGTAGAGATGGATCTCGGCGGATCAAAGGGATCAACAAAGAGCAGAAGCAGCTATTCAATTCAATCACAAACAGAAAATAAGCAATTTTCATCTAATAATCGACAAAGCTCAAGACAAGAAAATTACCACCACCACCAGCAGGTGTCACCAGCACCATCAGCACTTACAGACATGAGTCCAAGAGCTTGCAGTGGACATTTCGAAGACTACACATTTGGCACAGCTCAAAGTAGTCCTCATTACTACTGCGCAATTTCCAAACCTGACCCATCAAAGCTACCATTTGCCTTTCCAAGGCCAGactatgaagaagaagaagacgaagaatcACTCTCTTATCATCATGACTACCCATTGTATCCAAATTACATGTCAAACACAAAATCTTCAATTGCCAAGGTCAGGTCACAGAGTGCACCAAAGCAAAGGCCAGAGACACTGGAAAGGCCACCCAGCAGCCGGCGCAGGACATCTATAGAAGGAAGGAATGTGCCAAGAGCTGTGAGGATGCAAAGGTCATCTTCACATGTTGGTGCAGCCTCTCAAAACTACCAATATCCATGGTCAATCAAGCTTGACAGGTCCTTTGTTTCTCTTAAGGACAGTGAGTGTGGCTCAACTAGTACACTGCTCACTAACACAACAAATTACTACTGCAAATCTGTTGTGGCCTATGATGTGAGTATTCTTACTATTACCACTTAA